A region of the Aethina tumida isolate Nest 87 chromosome 3, icAetTumi1.1, whole genome shotgun sequence genome:
ttcctATTATTTGTGTATTGTTAATATTCTCGTATGAAAAATTTCGTTTAAGTTTGAAATGCCACGCCACATTCTATGTCACTTTAAGTGCATCCAACTGCTTTATGGAACTATGCTTAATTTAACCATTAACGTGGCAGTTATgtactaattattaaagttcCATTAAGCCAATTTAAACGGAAAGTTTAAATGCGCACTTACTTAGTGTAACTTTCACATACCTTTCAACCTCACAGTGAAGTCCTCCAGCACTCGCCTCTTTCATATTAAACGCTCTTATAATATGGTAGAGATGAACGTGTAAATTAGGTAATTTGTGCCTGATTCTTAAGATCCTGTTAACTGAGGCCTCTTAAATATAACAGTAGGAAGACGGAGCAAACACAAaacttataaaacatataGGTATAAAGGAACGTGTAATACACATTTCATAGAACATCTGGGGGACGAACTATATTTTAGCATAACTTTAAActagattatataaaatacctaCACCACGTTGAACTTTAGTTATAAACGTCTATCTTAAAATTCATGTCTGCGGTTTCGGCCTCGAAGTCACTGTATATATTCATTGAAGTGAAATATGATGTCGGGTAGTTATGAACTTTACACATAATGGTTGTCTGttgaacatttcaaatttgtatGATAGACACcctagatattttttatgtatgatGCGAACATATTTATGTACTTAATAATCACATTGTTTGattttatacttattgaagtatgtatataaaagaataaaagataaaagagAAAAAGTAGATATGTAGGCGTAGTCTGAGATATACAGATCTCAAGTGACTTAGTAAAACCTTATATAGGTGAAACATGATATACCTAAATGTTGGCGGATTAGAAAAAGCACGAACCACGGAATTGCCAAATACTTATTTGaagaacaacaaaaaaatcttatagaataatataaaaaacatggcTGTTACAAcagtatcaataaaaaataagtgaatCAACCATCTCGAGTAATTAGCAAAATATGCCAATGAACCTATCACAGTGATGAatccaacaatttattttaaaattaattaacgctAGTAATGAAGCAGAGTAAAAGGTactgaaaaaagtaaaaaatgggCATATAATCAAGTCTGTGGAAAATCCTATAAAGGTATAataaagacacagctaatatTTAATGGTTCAGAGAATATGCGTTAAATTACTGAAGAAAACAAAGATAAAATggtcattttttaattcaaatttacttaaaaataactaaaataaaataaattcataaaatttaaaatattaaggctaaacaattaaaaataaaaaattagaatttaaaaaagtatattaatttaataataaatatctagaacaataataaaaaagtattattaatctACCAAAAGAAAAGGAGTGACGCAACCCATGCAAGACTTACGATCTATTCAATCATTCACTTGAAACATGTAAAGTATTTCAAGGAAGAAGGCTTTACAgcaattagtttattaaaattttgattgtatCTTTGCATCTTGCAATGAAAATTCAAGAACCTCTTAAGGTTATATATACGATTACCTCTCAAAGCTGTCTATATCGCCGTGGAGCAGCCTTTCCTTCCTCCTTCTCCGGCGGCGGCCCTTGAACGAAAGGACGATGTGGAAAATGGCAAGGGCGAATATCTGGCCCGATGCCACATAAGATAACCAAATCTTGTGGGGCAAGAGCAGCGGCACAGCTCCCATGGGCACGTACAAAACACTCTTCTTCCAACCCTCGAACCACGTTACTATTGACCAACAACTCCATACACGGTTCTCGCTCCTGCAAACATAAAGACCATTTTAAGAACGAGTTTTTTTATCAACAtgattttgtttaacttatgagCATTAGTGAAAACTAATGTGTgtacaatgaaatatttttccaatataaaatatggtaCATTTTTATGGTGTGGATTGAATGaggaaaaagaaaacaaacatGTTAAACTATGTATCATTCTATTAATCTATAATACTCATCTAACAATAATCATTCACCATTCATCTGAGTATGAatgaattactaaaatttggtATCATACCATATTacgtttaaacaaataattttgttatgtttgtgttatttttgtattaatgtttaatgtcCTCAATTTACGTTAACATACACCCCATTTTGattggttaatttatttttgtgtgatgtttgcaaatgtaaaatgacaaataaaaatttctcgtgggaatataaatgaatatatacgAGTTGTTTTTAGTTTCCATTTTCAGACTCATTTCCTGGTATATTTGTAGATAATTACAATGAATTTTGGAACTTATAATTGGTTAGCAATTGCAAGTTTCTATTAATAGTCATTTTCATCTACAGATAATCACAATGGATTATGGaacctataattttaattgctcaacgaatttaaatataaaattttattttaaaatttcagttagttttgtgatttttctaaaactatttaatgttgaaattagttacaaatatattaaatttcagccAATTTTTCCGGGTTACAAACCTGATAACCACTCCAAAAAATGACTGTTTTAACTGGTGTGTAGATCATTTTACAGCGAGCGAAAATGCGGGGTATTTTTATCACCTAACTAGATTACTCAGTgacatttatttctaattattattgcaaTGGGACTTGTGCTTTTTGGTATAACCCCGTTGTCTGGTGAAGGCGTAAAAATATCACAACGAGCGATGTAGCCTGGAAAATGTCCTAAAGGGGTACTTTTACGTATAAATTGCTTTTTCTCGTAGCAAAGACAAATTTTACAAGCAAAGTGAATGGAAGACTGAGAAAAGAAACAGCCATTCGACTATGGAAACTaccaaataaattgtaatattatataaatttaatataagattattttaggtcgataaaattaaataagtggtTTTCGAATAGGTGGATAGGGTATTTTCGAATGAGATTACGTGTTCGTTTATCgttgaaacaattttacataaattggttattacttaaaatttaaaagaaataggctaaaattaaactaacagtgtataacaaagttttaaaattaaaataataaatttttattttgttacatggAATATCCgtatgtaaacaaaaaattcgttccagttatattatatttcagatTGATGTTACGTTTTTCCTTAACATATTTCGTGGAGGCGTACTGATGTATTGTTGAACCCGAGAAAATGCAGCAAAACATAatggaaaaagtttaaaatattattgcacTCAGTTACTTTTCTTGAAGGTTTATGAAAGTTCCGCAGGAAGTAAATTATTGTCTTTCACTTTTTGCAGGATTGaaactttttgtttacatttacttagtttttaactttttttattgtatgttacattttatctattaatactttaattaacatagtcttaaaaccattttaaatattattataaagaaaattcacacaatataatagaaaatccgttcaaaattatcatataatataaaaacagatatatatatatatatatatatatatatatatatatatatatatatatatatatataaatatagtctcccattttaaatttgtatacacaacttttggtaaaattaaataaaatctgttttattaatataagacAATGTGGTTATTgtatttttgcaataaaaggaaacttaaaataattgaatagataaaattaaagtttttataaatttaaataaaaaatgcctaaaaacattacaaattttaatgctttTCAACTGGCAGTTATTTAGTACGAAGAAGATAAGCTTGAAAGCGTTAATAGAGTCATAAAAGTCATTCGCAATGGCCACTAAAATTAACGTAGTAGCATTGTTACAGGCTTCAAGTCAAGcttatctaaaaaatgtttctgcTTCACTACGaaatatgtttcaaaatattaataaatctcgTTTATCTTTGTTTTAATGGTGACACTAACAAGGCAGTTTTCCCGATTCTAACATGCTGTATAACTATTTCAATATTGTAGCATAAGGAAAATGACAGCAATTACATAGTATTTATGATGCAAAATCAATATGTTAActgcaaataaaattgctttattATGGATGTAATTGCATGTAAAATACCAccaatgtaatatattttggaGTAATACTATGTATACTTTGTTAAACAGAGGATATTTGGATAAACCTTAGTTGATACTACTGGTATACCTATTaatgttgaatattaatttgtctgaaattattaatacctaCATCAGATAGTAATTTCCTTGGTCACTCATTTTTGATCCGTGTATATTTAGTCAGCCATCTATAAATTGGTGAATGCGCCAGTTTAATAAGGTCTATTGCGAagtctattaaaattagtgcTGAGTAATTACACATTCAAGATTTGCAACGTTGTTATTTGCTTCCTGCAGCAAACACCCATAATGTAAGCATGAAATTCATCAATAGCCAATAGAGATAATCCcctacttatttaatatttgaagtcAACCCTCGTGCACATGTTTACCAACAAATGGAAACTTGAAACCGTTGAAACTTTAGCCGATAGGGCACTCCCCCGGGTTTCCTCCCAACTTCTAATTGGAAGAGTTAATGAACCGGAAACGCACCTGACTTTCATAGGATTTGTTTTATCGCCTTAATTTTCGAGTGTATATCCTTCAgcattttccaattaaacGTCACGATTTATCAGCGGATAACGTTTCCTGTTGGAGAGAGATTTAAACGGGCtagtttatgtattttgaaaagaAACGGAAATACTTTGAAAGCTAATATAGAGGTTTCTATATTTAGGACACATATGGAAGATAAAcgacttataaattaaatttaattgaaagtaaACTTACGGTTCTGTTATTTCTATTTcgattttcatattataatcATTTCACAATAATcacacaaattcaaaattgaatcATGTTTCCTTTTTGGTTCATGttgtacttttttaaacatatttatattatttttgaataccaCAGTGGAATAATGatgaatacaaataaatttagttatccttgttaaaataattagtgtaattttaaattaacataaattaattttcgtccaatgaatttaatcatatttatgaTAGCTCTAATGAACCCAAATACTATTTCTGtataattaaagcaaaatttaatgacataatgaggtcaattaaattatgtaatttattttaatttaaaatattaattaatatatattttcttatagatatttgagttttattagtgtatataaaattaataaaaaatatctcagtaaagtttattttaaataataataaataatattgtttttaatgtgtaataatattgaataaaaaagtatgaaCAAAAATGATATGAACGTGAAATCTTCACTAATTTCGCATATAACAAAAAggagaataaattcattttatccaaattattttatttaatttatataaaatatttatagttcaaattattcaagtaTATTTTAGAATGTTCAAGTAAACagagtataataaatttaaaataattaactcttgtaattttatattcaataaactaTTTGGTAGACTACTTTATTATGATTTACGATCATTTACCCGACAACAATTTAGAAGTTTAATTCACATTCCTGTTTCCTCTTGAATAGTGCCTGGGGCTTTGAGATTATTTAATCTCTTTCCACCCAAAGTCAaccgtataatttaatttaaacagttaattaCAATAGTTAATACTTGTTGTCTGATTTTAAAtcggatttaattaatttaaaacataatttaactttaccCATAAAACAGGAAGTAGGTTCAGATATCGTTCGGCAGGGACACTCTCAATAGAAAATAGTTTGGGATGATTTTTGCATGGTTGTGTAAACAACAGTGAATTACTTGTTTTGTTGTAAACGAAGTTCAGATATGCTTCTTGTGATTTCACGGAATTAATAAATCCTTTAAAGTCCCGGCTCTAGTAAAACATTTCAGCAACCCCATCCAGCGGTACACCACCATATATAAACTCCTAAGACAGTTCAAACTCTACTAAATTATGTGTTAAACCCAGCGATAAATTTATGCCAAATGTAAACCATTAATGTAGATCTGATTTACACGCCCCACACCTCAACATAATGGGTCGGTATCATAAACTTtcgaaaaatagttttattaaatgtaggagatatttaaattgaatttttgttttagtttcgCTAATAACTGCAAAAGGAAGTTGTAAAGTAAGAAACGTTAATAGTAAAAAGGGGAAACGCGATATTCGAAGGATAATTGACCCAGATTAACCGCAACAGTAAGCGAAAATTCACGAAATAAGAATTTCCAGGTTCATGGAGAATCGACGCTTCCGATCATTcgtcattaaatataaattaaatgctcGTAAAGTGTTCTAGGTGTTTAATGAATTGTTCTTcgttaaatattctaaataaaatccgTACTCGTAAATTTACTTAGTCTCTGTATAAAAAATGGAGCAAAATGAATGAGTAtgtctttaattttcataaatggtttccaattaattttatggtgtGTTAAAACTGCAACAACATCCTAATTAGAATTCCTGAAGGAAAGTAAATTTACCTTAAGAATTGTGAGAGATAAAATTAACCAGAATCTTCTATGAGGATTTAACTAAAGTATACAAGTTTCAGTAAACTAtacttatgtatatttataatatatcagGAATACACGAGTGTATAAACAGAAAtacaactatttatttttacgactcctttataataaatggctttctttattaaattcctaaaacagaaaaattctgTATTATTAAGTAGCTTAATATCTAAGAGTGTGAAGCTAGTTTGTAaaatctgttaaaatattaaattggtcCCAGTAGTTCTTGCGTTCTCTAAACttgttatagaataaaataaaactataatttctcATAACCCAAGATAATAGAAATTgcagtttgaaatatttattttataactttagtGAAGAGTCTCGAGACTTGGAGATGAATAAAACGAgcaaataaagttaattctCCTACCACGGGAAGATAAAAGTTGAATATGCCAATTATGACAAGTCCCATATGGTGTCTACCTAATTTAATAGGTTTTCGTCGTCCCAAGTCATAATAATGAAGGTGAAATTACAGTGCCATGTATCTTGCAAATGCGACAATTGGGAACAATACGGGCAGACGATAAGCTAACATACTATGCTATCTGGAATTTATGTTAGTCATACCGAGCCGATATCAACAGTTTATAGTAATGGCGTTATAACACTAATTATAATTGGATTAACGTTTCCACGTTGCCATATGACTCTATGAACTAACATTTCGTATGTGTCGTTAATCATATTATAATGATATAATGCAGCTGTTGTACAGTGCAATGTGTgtgttgtaaatatttgtctgATTTGAATAAACGCATTTTATCCATTTGatcgtgtttattttttatttaaatatattattttgctgAACTATCATTGTACCTTTTActctttttgttatttagtttcaatatgttattttttatgttaaaatagctacacattgtaaaattaaaattaattttaaaaaatgtgttttaaaattttgcagACATTACccgaataaaatgaaaaaatatatcgatacaattaaaatttgttgttgccTACGgcttataaatatacaaagctTTGAAGTTAAATTGAGCATTTCAACTTGCAAAATTTTTTGCTCCAGTCctctgtaaattaatatttacaaaaatcagataattgaatatattgtatattacaattctaaaatgaaaattgtttagaCACTCTAAATAtgtctttaaattattcttttaaaactgttCACTAAATCACgactttgaataatttaattaaaacgaaaaagACTATTTCCCCTCTGCTTGATAGTGAAAATTGGCTTGATCAGTATCTCGACTTTTGTCTGAGTAAGAATAATGCTTCTCTTTTATTTCTCTgcttatattctaaaataggAACGCCCGAAACGTGTATCCTGCGATGTTTTCGAAAATACAttctattttacttaatttagatttatagttacattttaatactttaaaccAATTAATGTAGGAGAcgaatttaaactaaatgcaatttaaaaataaattaataaaagtaataaatggataacatttttttcaaattgccattttaaatattattgtaatttatagctataattaactaattaaataaaaccagCCAAAATAAAGTAGACGtacgttttataaattttcagaagaatattttaagtatgcATTTCTTATTCAGTCCCATAAAACAGACAAGCACTTTCAAAAAGCAAAAGAAAATGGAACACATAAAATATGGCATTAGGTTTTACTTTGATTACTTTGGTTCGCCTGCATAAAGTTCAAGAACGAGGGATTATTAGATGCGGAACAATAAACgagaattttaatacaaactcGACAAACTTAAGTGCGGAATAAAGCTCAGATATCTGACtgtaacataatttatcaGCGAAATGTATATTATGGCCGAATATGGTCAGCAATAACTCGCAGGAAGGAGCACAAGCACTGTTAGGGACATTTAAATAGATATATGGCGTTAGTAAAAATTCATTCTGAAATCtcgttttaaagttttttttatacatgattttgtcaatttaactTCCCAAATGAAATTGTGGTTGGAAAATAAtcatatatacagggtgactcaaatgaaaatgaaatttgggTAACTTATGTATCTAAAAGTTTCtcatatttcagtaaaatccCGTTATCCTTTTTCGTAGTAGTGATATCAATTTTTCGATTTTAAACGTAACATTCCTAAATACacaatattagatatttagataGCTTATGTATATTGCCagaagatttttaagattattaaataatctccTATCTACATTCttcttattgttatttttccccgatatgattttttaaaattacttaagttACTCAGTGTtaccatttttattgaaaaattatttagtttttttaaaaatattaacaagttGTTAGGAATTTCTAGTGTAAGAgacataatgttaaaaataataattcttaacaTCGTATGTCCCTGCCAATGAAGATTTTaggtaactaaatattttaatgtataattagattattttctgGTTATCCCATTTGAATGACAGCAgatcaattttctaattttaaatggaatgctcaaaatattattttataatgagaAAAACTAACATTGTTTCAAGTATCCTAACAACAgaacaattattcaaatttaattttatttaactgttttCGAAATATTACCTAGACCTCACACAGTCACACGCCACCCTGTgcataatatacatttataactaCAATTATACTTGTATACTTGTAatagaagaaattttatttataacaagctgtttattacatttctataacaaaaaatttttgattataaaaatctcatgcgaaaattattgtgaaataaatttcttgtgaaagtaaaattggaagaaatttcCAATTGTTCCTTtcgaacaatttagtttcgaagaaaatttcccgtatgagtagtaaatactaatgagtcatacaaatttactaaaaacgtaaaaaactactaaaatctcaaaaattcattaaaaacctgagaaattattaaaaacgaaaAATGACCAATTCCATACTTccgtacgatcattttccatacgatgaaaatccgtacgatcaaATCCTTATGATCATTTTTCatatgattaaaatccatacgaacATTTTCCAtgcgattaaaatccatacgatcaaaatccatatgattaaaatccatgcgatcatttttcatacgatcaaaatccatacgatcattttccatatgattaaaatctatacgatcattttccatacgattaaaatccatatgatcatttacCATAGGATCAAAATCCATGCCatcaatttccatacaattaaaatctataggattaaaatccatacgattaaattcatactgattaaattacatagtttcactttaataactttatggatttttatttatttaccaatttcctgaaaaatcattacaaacagacactgcaattttatttgtatgtatagattttgaaacattagaaacaaaaatcaaaaatcaacATAGTTCCAAGGTAATATGATTCACTTCCTCTGCtagaacttaatttaatattttcgtaaAATGGAAAATGCATTTACAATGTTACGAATTGGAGGGAACCGCTTTTCGGCGTGAAAAATCTGGTTTAAATTACGAGcgcgaatttaaaatattccacagTTATTGCGCTCAAATCAGTTGGAATATTGCAATCCGGAATGGGACGTTCCATCGTTTAGCAAACAACATGatgaatatatttgtattcttCACAGTCTGGCCTTTCGTGGCGGTGGCTCATTCGCCGGGAATTTTTCTTCGAGGTAAATTGCAAATTCCGTAGCTACTTAGAAAGACACTGAATAAAAACGATTGATGGCAGTCTGACGCTGAGTGAAACATTGCCGACGGTTATCTACTGAGGATCATTTCTTACCTTACACAAAGCTGCATGAAAAGCGTCGCTACCCACAGCACTTCTATAACCAGCAGGAATATCGACCCGCCTctgaaacaaaatgaaaatgtttttgtcaAACATCACCGCACTTTATGGTAATATTGTGTCTGTTCGGGCATTAAGCAAATTTGTACAAGGCGACCCTcacttttgttattttaataaacatttataagtaCTATAACAATTTgactttattaacaaaatattattttatgtatttctgATTCAAACACTcaagaacaatttatttaaagatttgatGCAACAAATAAACCTGTAAATTAACCTCGTTTAATACGCATCTTGATTTAAGGTTTAGTATTTCTAGAAATTGGGGAAATCAAGAATTTACACCATTTATTCAACAAAGCCCCcagataaaatcaaataattgcaCGTTAATTATGAAAGTTTTACTGTTCATTtcttgaaattaaatgaaaatttccagTGTGAACTAGCATGCTATAATATAACAGCCAAGTTGTTTTACAAAGACTAAGGAACGAAATTATCAGtgttaaagtaattatatGGGAATGTTCTGTAGAATTGTACAATGGCAGAAAGTcatttgaaagtttttgttGTTACAGCCACGTTGCTGATATTCAAGCCTTTTGCATATTGGGAACTTGCATAAAGGAACGAAAATCCACAACAAAACGAATCAAAAGGGcaacattaaataaagaaaacttggTTGGTTTTCCTTCTTCAGAcgtcattaaaatttgttaaaatacaaaaacaacgtactgtttatttgtttattattcgagtttaatatttgatggaaaaatattaatatttaaacgatATTAgaagaacaaattttattcaaacataagtttttttagagaaaaacatAATTGTATCGTCCAAAGAGTTCTTTGAAGcacttatattataaaaaaaacccATTTGAATCTCCgcttttatttaaacacaacAGACGGTATAAAAAACGGGCCCTGTTTATTTAGCCTCAACTGATATGTCCTAAATAAACATACATATTTCGATACCTGAAAGCTTACTTTAATGTAGAACAGTTATTTTGAATTTCGTATTTTCTCGGCCTGGATATGTAAAGCTTTCGTATATAAAGTTGTGAACGGCGAAGTCGGGGAGTTTTTCCACTTTCAGCTTCATCCTGCCTCCCTTGAAGGGAAGTCCGAGACATTTGTATGGAAATTCTGTATGTGGTACGTGTTTGAGCATTTAAGTTGTCGGGGATGagcgttttattaatatttcgcAAGCTCTACGTGTAGACACCGAATTcttataatctaattttacGCATCTACGTACTTTTAATAAcaagaaaatttacattttttatctgtGAAACGGCTTTATTCTGACCTTTAATGTAGGAAAATTGAATTGGAGTTTAGCAGCTCAAAATACGTGGTTCAGTCTTAATGTGACAAAACCTGTTTTCATAAactttgatttatataaattatgatttatagtccttcataaatgtttaaattttatacaacaaatttattttgaattttaattaaaattttatctcactcatgtttataaaacaagaataattaacatttattattatttgatatgtGTTCTAGCAACAGAaagagtatataaattttaattttctgacattaaaaaaaaacctttcattattattaactagtatataattaaaattattaattaattgtaatacatTGTATGTGTTGAACTgaaagcatttaaatttttaattaattataaacaattaatatgtgaGAAAAATGAATACAtgaacacaaatttaataaaaggcagttttttaatcatttttatcaaatttatcacTTTTAACTACGTCCAATTAATAATGCAcatgaacaaatattttatttcatcgattatttttaactaaaaacaacggtgaattttttaattatgcatgtttcatttttatacgttaaaacgtttccaatttaataattaattagaattttataaaacatttttaatcgattttacatattttaaataactgaatagttgagttattaaaaattctaacgggcacttttatgttttatgttgtaattataattcgcGAAACTTAATTAACCTCTTATtcgaaatgaaaaattcaagGGATCCTTCACAAGGCACTTaccgaatttaaatttttttaccttATATGTCCAGGAGGAATTACCCCTCCGTGTAGAAGAACTGAATTATACTCTAGGGAGTATCCGACAAAGGGTAAAATTCAACCACATAGCAGagaaaaaatttaacgttgcagtgttatttgaaaattaattcttcaatcaagtatttttggttaatgatttgaatttacttagttaaaattttaatttaccaattcctgtgattt
Encoded here:
- the LOC109597045 gene encoding uncharacterized protein LOC109597045, with the protein product MILLAGVGVDFAFHRHRSGYYLIGGSIFLLVIEVLWVATLFMQLCVRSENRVWSCWSIVTWFEGWKKSVLYVPMGAVPLLLPHKIWLSYVASGQIFALAIFHIVLSFKGRRRRRRKERLLHGDIDSFESSKFEEVTEVLDDCLPEPMPGSSHSLSDSLAEQDTILEI